A portion of the Parasteatoda tepidariorum isolate YZ-2023 chromosome 5, CAS_Ptep_4.0, whole genome shotgun sequence genome contains these proteins:
- the LOC107454383 gene encoding nuclear receptor-binding protein, translated as MAATNKSVDSSDVVKTRESCDDSEDESEILEESPCGRWFKRREEVQQRDIPGIDAAYLAMDTDEGVEVVWNEVQFSERKNFLSQEDKIRDMFDSLTRLDHPNIVKLHKYWMDKDSECPRVIFITEYMSSGSLKQFLKKTKRNVIKLPLLSWKRWCSQILSALNYLHSCSPPIIHGNLTCDTIFIQHNGLIKICSVVPDAILYHIKTNHKDLKNKHFTAPEYMSKTLPHLTQAVDVYAFGMCALEMAALEISASGDKESQVTECIVNKTIDSLENHLQKDFIQKCLCKNPCDRATIRELLFHSVIFEVHSLKLLAAHAIVNSAIYQPDQLTDEVLFVKYDTEDVLAHVPFQGKLPGPMVTRTKAKKLEIEKFLNDVRNGIYPLTAYAMSHPIVQKRPLLSDSSRSTSIAPQEIETRRIVNIMCNVKPQEQGPNYVLTILLRMDDKMNRQLSCEITKDDDFAGLSEELVYHGFISDEDREMVANLIGDTISRRHIPDLPNTNKS; from the coding sequence ATGGCTGCGACTAATAAAAGTGTCGACTCTAGTGATGTGGTTAAAACGCGTGAAAGTTGCGATGATTCCGAAGATGAAAGTGAAATATTAGAGGAAAGTCCTTGTGGGAGATGGTTCAAAAGGCGTGAAGAGGTTCAACAACGAGACATACCAGGTATCGATGCAGCATATCTTGCTATGGATACTGATGAAGGCGTTGAAGTGGTTTGGAATGAAGTGCAGTTttctgaaaggaaaaatttcttgTCTCAAGAGGACAAGATTCGTGACATGTTTGATAGTCTGACTCGTCTGGATCATCCTAACATTGTTAAGCTTCATAAGTATTGGATGGATAAGGATTCAGAATGTCCTAGAGTCATATTTATTACTGAATACATGTCTAGTGGATCTCTGAAGcagtttttgaagaaaaccaAGCGTAATGTCATAAAGTTGCCTTTACTGTCATGGAAGCGGTGGTGCTCTCAGATTCTTTCtgctttgaattatttacattCATGCTCTCCCCCTATAATCCATGGCAATTTGACATGTGATACTATATTTATACAGCATAATGGGCTGATTAAGATATGTTCCGTTGTTCCTGATGCCATTCTCTACCACATAAAAACCAACCACaaagacttaaaaaataaacatttcactGCTCCAGAGTACATGTCTAAAACACTTCCTCATCTGACCCAAGCTGTTGATGTTTATGCTTTTGGTATGTGTGCTTTAGAAATGGCAGCTTTAGAAATATCAGCCTCTGGCGATAAAGAGAGCCAAGTTACAGAATGTATTGTGAATAAAACGATTGATTCGTTGGAAAATCATCTACAAAAAGATTTTATCCAGAAGTGCCTTTGTAAAAATCCATGTGATAGAGCAACGATCAgagaacttttatttcattcagttATATTTGAAGTACATTCTCTAAAACTGTTAGCTGCTCATGCCATTGTAAATTCTGCCATTTACCAACCGGATCAGCTGACCGATGAGGTTTTGTTTGTTAAGTATGACACAGAAGATGTTCTTGCTCACGTACCATTCCAAGGTAAATTACCTGGACCTATGGTAACCCGAACCAAAGCTAAGAAGTTGGAGatagaaaaatttctgaatgatGTCCGGAATGGTATATACCCTCTCACTGCTTACGCTATGTCTCATCCCATCGTACAGAAGCGTCCCTTGTTGTCTGATTCTTCGAGGTCCACATCGATTGCCCCGCAAGAAATTGAAACTCGTAGAATTGTGAATATAATGTGTAATGTTAAACCACAAGAGCAGGGGCCAAACTATGTGTTGACTATACTTCTGAGGATGGATGACAAAATGAATCGGCAGTTGTCTTGTGAAATAACTAAAGATGATGATTTTGCTGGTTTGTCAGAGGAATTAGTATATCACGGGTTTATTAGTGATGAAGATAGAGAGATGGTGGCAAATTTAATTGGAGACACTATTAGCCGTCGCCATATACCTGATCTGCCTAATACCAATAAGTCTTAA